In Thioalkalivibrio paradoxus ARh 1, the following are encoded in one genomic region:
- a CDS encoding UDP-N-acetylglucosamine 4,6-dehydratase produces MNVLDLIGRSEPLFDADVSRFEAELSERVQGGRFLVIGGAGSIGQAVAREIFRRRPKVLHVVDISENNMVELVRDIRSTLGYIDGDFRTFAIDCGSVEFDALMRWSGGYDYILNLSALKHVRSEKDPFTLMRMVDVNILNTNRTLEFARAQGSRKYFCVSTDKAANPVNMMGASKRIMEMFLMRASLELPISTARFANVAFSDGSLLHGFNQRFAKRQPISAPRDVRRYFVTPRESGELCLMSCLLGENRDIFFPKLSEKLHLITFSEIAVRYLAALGFEAHVCATEDEARVRADELIAAKRWPCYFFDSDTTGEKDFEEFFTDNEVLDMERFESIGVIRNEPVFDPARLERFVARIAELKAGGVWDKPDLVALFHEMIPGFAHKETGKYLDSRM; encoded by the coding sequence ATGAACGTTCTTGATCTGATCGGCCGTTCCGAGCCGCTGTTCGATGCCGACGTGAGCCGTTTCGAGGCCGAGCTCTCCGAGCGCGTGCAGGGCGGGCGGTTCCTGGTGATCGGCGGTGCCGGTTCCATCGGCCAGGCGGTAGCGCGGGAAATCTTCCGGCGCCGGCCGAAGGTGCTGCACGTGGTCGACATCAGCGAAAACAATATGGTCGAGCTGGTGCGCGATATCCGCAGTACGCTGGGCTACATCGACGGTGATTTCCGCACCTTCGCGATCGACTGCGGCTCGGTGGAATTCGATGCGCTGATGCGCTGGAGCGGCGGCTACGATTACATCCTGAACCTCTCCGCGCTGAAGCATGTGCGCAGCGAGAAGGACCCGTTCACGCTGATGCGCATGGTCGACGTGAACATCCTGAACACGAACCGCACGCTGGAATTCGCGCGCGCGCAGGGCAGCCGGAAGTACTTCTGCGTGTCCACCGACAAGGCCGCGAACCCGGTGAACATGATGGGCGCGAGCAAGCGCATCATGGAGATGTTCCTGATGCGCGCGAGCCTGGAGTTGCCGATTTCGACCGCGCGCTTCGCCAACGTCGCGTTCTCCGACGGCAGCCTGCTGCACGGCTTCAACCAGCGCTTTGCGAAGCGCCAGCCGATCTCGGCACCGCGCGATGTGCGCCGCTACTTCGTGACCCCGCGGGAGTCCGGCGAACTGTGCCTGATGTCCTGCCTGCTCGGTGAGAACCGCGACATCTTTTTCCCGAAGCTCTCGGAGAAGCTGCACCTGATCACGTTTTCGGAGATCGCGGTGCGCTACCTCGCGGCGCTGGGTTTCGAGGCACATGTCTGCGCGACCGAGGACGAGGCGCGGGTGCGGGCAGACGAGCTGATCGCGGCCAAACGCTGGCCCTGCTACTTCTTCGACAGCGACACCACCGGGGAGAAGGACTTCGAGGAGTTCTTTACCGATAATGAGGTGTTGGACATGGAGCGTTTCGAAAGCATCGGCGTGATCCGCAACGAGCCGGTGTTCGATCCCGCCCGGCTGGAGCGGTTCGTTGCCCGCATCGCCGAGTTGAAGGCGGGCGGTGTGTGGGACAAGCCCGATCTGGTGGCTCTGTTCCACGAGATGATCCCCGGTTTCGCGCACAAGGAAACCGGCAAGTACCTCGATTCGCGCATGTAG
- a CDS encoding sugar transferase, translated as MQRFFDIVFSGLAVLVLLPVLLPIMLVLRLTGEGEIFFRQQRIGKDGRPFGLLKFATMLKDSPTMGTGTVTVKGDPRILPVGRFLRKTKINELPQLFNILKGDMSIVGPRPQERRCFDAFGPEVQMQLIRVRPGLSGVGSIVFRDEESILGLVDDPVRFYDDVIAPYKGAVERWYIDHQTLRNYFLVIAVTAWVVIFPRSPIVWRVFDLPAPPPELERNLMAASTAG; from the coding sequence ATGCAAAGATTCTTCGATATCGTGTTCTCCGGGCTCGCTGTGCTGGTGCTCTTGCCGGTGTTGCTGCCGATCATGCTCGTGCTGCGCCTGACTGGCGAGGGCGAGATCTTTTTCCGGCAGCAACGCATCGGCAAGGACGGCAGGCCCTTCGGCCTGCTGAAGTTTGCGACCATGCTAAAGGACAGCCCGACCATGGGTACCGGCACGGTCACGGTGAAGGGTGACCCGCGCATCCTCCCGGTCGGGCGGTTCCTGCGCAAGACGAAAATCAACGAGTTGCCGCAGTTGTTCAACATTCTCAAGGGCGACATGAGCATCGTGGGCCCGCGCCCGCAGGAACGGCGCTGCTTCGACGCTTTTGGGCCCGAGGTGCAGATGCAGTTGATCCGGGTACGCCCGGGGCTTTCTGGCGTCGGCTCGATCGTGTTCCGCGACGAGGAATCGATCCTGGGCCTGGTCGATGACCCGGTGCGCTTCTACGATGACGTGATCGCGCCGTACAAGGGGGCGGTCGAACGCTGGTACATCGACCACCAGACGCTGCGCAATTATTTCCTGGTGATCGCCGTGACCGCCTGGGTAGTGATCTTCCCGCGAAGCCCGATTGTCTGGCGCGTGTTCGACCTCCCGGCACCGCCGCCCGAACTCGAGCGAAACCTGATGGCCGCCAGCACGGCAGGCTGA